TAGAATTCTTCGCAGAAAGGGAACAAAATTAATACAAGGTGAACTTTGTGAACCGCATGCCTATCGAGGTAGACGAAGACGTCAAGAAGAAAATTCTGGCAGAGGGCAGGGACTACAGGGTGTGCACAGCATGCACGGGTCCAGCACTTGTCCCGATAACCGTCAAGCCCCCGAAGCCGAACGACATAAAAATCCAGATCGGGAAAAATATCCTGTATATCTCTGTGGTTCAGGCCAAATACATCAACCGAGTGACCATCGATATGGTCTACGACAAGGAAGATGTGGCGTACTGTCCGGCGTTCTATTGATCACGATATGCGCACGGCAGAGTCTGCCGATGCGGAAACCATCGCGTCGATGTCAGAAGAGGCATCGAAGGCCCTCACCTTAAGGAGTTCGGCCTCAGTGACGGGCCCCTTGGGTACGATCGTGCATCCGACCGCCGGACGTATGGATATTTCGTAAGTTCCGATGTTTTTGGCGATCTCCTCGATCTCCAATTTATCGTAGCCGATAAGCGGCCTCAGGACTGGGAATTCCAGTCCGGCGTTCTCTGCGCGTATGTTGCGAAGTGTCTGCGAGGCTACCTGACCCAGGGAATCGCCCATCACTATCCCGGTACAGCCCAGTCTTTTTGCAAGCTCCTTGGCGGTGCGTTGCATGGTGCGCTTGCACATAACGCACTGATATCTTGTGTCGCAGGTCTCGCTTATGCGGGTCTGGCTCGGGCCGTGCTTCGCGGAATAAAGGGGAACGTCCTGACCTGTTATCTTTCTCAGCCGTTCGGCCAGCACCTTGACGTTCTCCAAGGACCTGCCGTCCCCGTACGGAGTGTTGTCCATATGCAGAAGGACGATCTCTGCGCCGGCCTCGGCCATCACGTAGGCCGCGACGGGCGAATCGATTCCGCCGGATATCAGTGAGATGAGCTTCAGGTAATATATCCCCCTTGAACGGGGGCTCCTTCGAAGCCCTCTTCGTCGACCAGCATCCCGTATAGTCCGCCGATTATCTCTTTTAGGTCTTTGACCTCGGCTCTGAGCGCGACGACCTCGGCCTTAAGTGATTCTATGTCCTGTTCGTTGCTCATAATTTGACATTCCCATAGTCGTCCGCGAGCTTTCTGGGCATGGAGTACTTGCATTCAGGGCAGTACAGTCCCATTCCTTTACGGGTCATTTCGGTCTTGCATGTTCCGCACAATGCGCGTATCACGCCGAAATGTTGGTCCTTGGTCGTAAGTTGCAGGGAAGGTTCGGTATCAAGCACCATGGCTCTGATGAAATCTCCCTTCCTCAGCTCCTTCCCGACATCGTCGGTGTAACCGGGCGAGATCTTCGACACGTGGAGCGTAGCGTAGGTCTCTCCGCCGACCTGTCTCTCGGTGCCGTCTTTGGCGACCACGTCCGCCGTGGCCATCGTGTTCCTTATATCGGCGACGATCGCGTACACCACGTCGCCGTACTTCAGAATGTTGGGGGGATTAGGGGTGATCACCCTGGCGACGCATTCTTCGTCGTCCAGTACCAGATATCCTATCTGGGATGCGTAAATTTTACCGTTATCCGCGAAGGTCCCGTCCGACGCAAGATACTCTTCTTCTACTGCTACCTCGTCCCCGGGGAAAACCTCAATTTTATTCTTCATATCAAATCACCTTATGTTAACAACAGCTATCTCAATGCTGCGCTTCTTCTCTCTATGGAATTCGAATGTATGAAGAATATCGTACTTATATACTTTACAAAGGGATGCTTTCCTTCCCTTCTTCTCGCAGTATTTGATGACGAATTCTGTCGTTTCCGCTTTATGCACGGAATAGACGCATTCAGAGAGCTCCATAGCTTTGTCCAAGAAAGGACGGTCAGCGTTACGGGTCTGACACCCGAAAGGGGGGTTCATAAAGACCGTGTCGGCCCCCTCATTTACGTTTTTTACATCGGAAACGAAGAATGCAGAGTCAACGCCCGCGGAAAGCGCGTTCTTCTCGGCGGTCATGACGGCTTTTTTCGAGACATCGTAACCCAGCGAGGTGCCCGCGCCCATGAGCGTCGCCGCTATGGCGAAAACACCGTTGCCGCAACCAAGGTCCAAGACCTTCATGTCGGCGACGTCCCCGCTCCGGTAGGCCTCGAAGACTATGTCCGCGACCACAGTGGCGGGCGTAGGATACTGCTCGAGAGAGGCATCCGGTTCCGAAATAGGCTCCAGCCTCTCCAGGGCGATCTCCAGGTCCTGTTTCTTCATCGCCGTTGTGATACGTTCTGCGTTAATATCTTTCGCTAAAGGAGTCTTTACGATATTCGCGACCATATTATGATATTCAATAATACGGCATCTAGCTATTCTAATTATGGCTAGACATTTGTCTAATATTATCGAAAATAATCGATACATAACGGTTACATTTATATCTGAAAAGTGCATATTCGAGTATAGACAGCCTCACGCTGCCAAGGAGATCAAAAATGTATACCATCGAAAACTCGAAGTCGACGACCGATACGACGACCCGTGTCAAGGACGTCTGCCCTGTCAGCGGCATGTGCCCGGTGTGCACGGAGGACTGTAACGTTATATGCGAGGTAGCCAAGGGAGCCTTCAGGGGAAGAGAAGTCCTATACCCCAGTCAGGAGCACTTCGGAAAGAGCACCGCCGCATCGAACAAGGACTATTTCCTGGACTGGTCACACTTCCAGATAATGGCCGAGCTCCTCGGGGCCAAGGGAATAGAGCCCAGCTCGGACGTGGCGTTCTTCGAGAATGCAAAGATCAACACGGTCATAGGTTCAAGGGGAAAGAACCCCATCAAGATGTCCCTGCCTTTCCACATCGCAGGACTGGGATCAACCGCGGTGGCGAAGACCAACTGGCGCGAGCTGGCGTCCGGTGCGGCGATCTCTGGTGTGTGTGAGGTCATAGGAGAGAACGTCTGCGGAATGGACGGCGATGCAGTATACTCAAACGGAAAGGTGCAGTCCTCCAAGGACCTGGCATTCCGCGTGAAGTCCTACATGGATTTCTGGGACGGAGAGAACGGCCGCATCGTGCTCCAGACGAACGTCGAGGACCAACGCGGAGGAGTGGACGAATACGGGCTGTCCAAGCTGGACGTGGAGGTCATCGAGAGGAAGTGGGGTCAGGGGGCCAAGGCGATCGGCGGAGAGGTCAGGCTCAACACTCTTGAAAGGGCGCTCGAGCTCAAGGCCCGCGGATACATAGTAATGCCGGACCCGGAGGATCCCGCCGTCCAAGAGGCGTTCAAGGCAGGCATATTCAAGTCGTTCGAGAGGCACAGCCGCGTAGGGTTCCCGGAGCGCAGGTCGTTCCTCGAAGACATAGACAACCTCAGGTCCATGGGCGCCAAGAGCGTGTTCCTGAAGACCGGGGCCTATAAGCCGGAGGCAGTGGCGTTCACGATGAAGGTGGCTTCCGAAGCCAAGCTGGACCTGGTCACTTTCGACGGTGCCGGAGGCGGAACGGGAATGTCGCCGGTCATGCACATGAACGAGCTCAGCACCCCGACGATCTGGCTCTACGCACAGGTAATGCAGTGCGCCTGGTACCTGAGAAAGAAGGGAAGATATGTTCCCGACATTTCTTTCGCAGGAGGATTCGTAAACGAATCGCAGATGTACAAGGCGTTCGCGCTTTCGGACATGGGCGACGGACCGATATGCAAGTCCATAGCTATGGCGAGGGCACCGATCACCGCGGCCATGAAGGGTAAGCACTTCGCGGAGCTCGCCGCAGAAGGCAAGCTTCCGGCCGGTTTCGCCAAGCAGTACGGAGAACAGCCGGAAAAGTACATGATATCCGGCAAGACGGTAGCCAAGATGTACCCCGACAAGGAGCTCGGAACCGACATCCCCTGGGGAGGTGTCGCCCTCTACACGTACATGCACGACAGGCTCGGAGAGGGTCTGAAGCAGCTTATGGCCGGTACCCGCAGGTTCACCCTGGACTCGATCGAGAACGAGGACATCGTAGCCCTCACGAAGATCGCGAACAGGGTCACCGGGGTCGAGACCCTAGAGGACAGGGCAGACCGCGTGATGAAGCAGTTCCTTTAAAACTTCATCAAACTTTTTCCGGGCCGGTCGGATCTAGGGGCCGGCCCGATGATATATTTTTGTAGAGCGAAACCCTCCGGGGCATGCACGCAGTAAATGTTTGCGCCTCTAACGAGGGGGAATAGTACTGGTAAAGATCAAAAGGGCGATTATCAGCGTTTCAGATAAGACCGGCATAGTCGATTTTGCTAAAGAGCTGGAGTCCGCGGGTGTCGAGATAATATCCACAGGCGGGACGTACAAACTGTTGAAAGATAACGGAGTGAAGGCGGCAGAAGTATCCGAACTCACCGGGTTCCCGGAGATGCTGGACGGGCGTGTCAAGACATTGCACCCCAAGGTGCACGCGGGAATTCTTGCACGCAGGGATATGCCGGCCCACATGAAGGCGATCGAGGAAATGGGAATATCGCCGATCGACATGGTGGTCATCAACCTGTATCCGTTCAAGGAGGCCGCCCTCAAGGACGGCATCTCTTTCGAAGAGATAGTCGAGAACATCGATATCGGAGGGCCCAGCATGATACGCGCGGCAGCCAAGAACTATGAGTCCGTCGCAGTCATAACCGACAAGAGCCAGTACTCCGATGTTCTGAGCGAGATGAAAGAGGGCGGCCAGATATCCCGGGCGACCTTGGGCAGACTGATGGCGGAGGCCTTCATAGCCACGGCGAACTATGACGCGATGATAGCCAGCAGGATGCACTCGAAGTTCTGCGAGGGATTTCCCGATTCGTTCCCTATTCCCAGCGAAAAGGTGGAGGACCTCAGGTATGGGGAGAACCCCAATCAGAAGGCCGCGTTCTACAGGGACCCCTTCACGGAAGGGACGACGGTACCCAAGGCGGAGCAGCTGCATGGTAAGCAGCTATCCTACAATAACATCCTGGACCTTGACAAATCGCTCGATATTGCAATGGATTTCGAGAAACCTACCGCTGTGGTAATGAAACATACCAACCCGTGCGGACTGGCGTCCGCCGACACGATCGCGAAGGCCTTTGTAACGGCGTACGATGTAGATCCGTTATCGGCATACGGTTGCGTGATCGCCCTGAACAGGGACTGCGACATGGCAACCGCGGAAGAGGTCAAGAAACATTTTGTAGAGGCGATAATATGCCCGGACTACGCCCCCGAGGCCCTAGAGCTTCTGATGACCAAGAAGAATCTTCGGATACTCAGGACCGGACGTCCCATAGGGCCCGGACAGAGGCACCGCGAATACAAGATGAAGAAGGTCCAGGGAGGCATGCTGGTACAGACGGACGAGGATCTGGAGATCGACCCGGAGAAGCTTACTGTCGTCACCAAACGTGCACCCACGGGCGAAGAGGTGCACTCGCTGCTGTTCGCATGGAAGCTCGCGAAGCACGTTACGTCCAATGCAGTGGTATATGTGAAGGGCGAGCGTGCGGTGGGGATCGGCGCCGGACAGATGAGCCGTGTGGATTCCGCCAAGATAGCGGCCATGAAGGCCAACGAACCCACTCAGGGGTGCGTAATGGCATCGGATGCGTTCTTCCCTTTCAGGGACGGGGTGGACACGGCCGCGGAGGCGGGGATCACCGCGATAATACAGCCCGGAGGAAGTATCAGGGACCAGGAGGTCATCGATGCCGCCGACGAGCACAACATCGCCATGGTTTTCACTGGATGCCGTGTATTCAGACACTGATGTTACAGTGCCAGCAATGAAAAAACAATTTACCGTTCATTAATTTCTAGAACGTTCTTCAAGGTCGCCCGGTATGATGGGTTTCCCCTCGGCCTTCCTCTTCATGTGCCCTCCCGGCCCTCCGCGTTCAACGCGCGCCTTCTCGATACACTCGGGATCGTCGCAGACAAACGCCGCGTAAACGAAGTTGGTGGAAGTTTTTCCGCAGATCTCGCACGGATAATCGCTGAAATTTATCGTCATGCATAGGACAATGCGAAACTCAGGTAAAAAACAAGCGTTATCTAAATCAAGGTAGATATGCGGACATGGAACAAGGGGCCCTCGCGATAAAGTTCGAACTGGTGAAATGCATCCAGTGCAAGAAATGCACACGGAACTGCCCATCGGCAAAGCATGGAGGCATCATACCTAACGAGACGGTATTGGGGGTCCGAGAAGGAAATTATGCCGGAGATCCCTGGACATGCCTGATGTGCCACAGGTGCAGTATGGTGTGCCCTAAGGGGATAGAGGTAGCAGGATTGGTGCTGGCGCTCCGCAATAACGAAGCGGAGGCAGGCAACTTCCCGGAAAGGTTCGGCAGGGTTTATGGAAATTTCAGGAAGGCGGGAGACACGATGAGCACAGCGGGTTCGACCGACGAAGAACGCAACGCGTTCGGCCTTTCAAAAATATGCAGAGATCCAGGAGTGCCCGAGAAGTTGGAAAAGATGTCCGGGAGAAGGGTACAATGAAGCTTTTCCCGGGATGTACGGTAAGTTCGAGGCTCCCGTTCGTCGAGTCGGCAGTAAGGTACATAGCGGAGAGGCTGGAGATCGAGATATCTCCGTCGGGGTGCAGCATGTGCTGTTTCGAGCCCACAGGCCTGAGGTCGATGGACCCGGACATGTGGATGTCTGTCGGGAGCATGGTACATTCGATGAACCGCGGAGAATCGCTGGTGACCCTCTGCGAGGGATGCAATCTTTCATTATCGTCATCGGAAGAAGCCCTAAAGACCGAAGAAGGCGCCGCAGATGCCAAAGAAAGGCTATCGAAGGTCGGAATGGATTTCGGGACGGCGGACGTCCGCGGCCTGCTAGAATTCCTGTATGAGAACATCGATGGGATACGCAGGCTGGCTAAAGTGCCAGCAGATGGCATGGGTGCAGTTTTTCCCGGATGTCACGGGGAGTTTGCGTATAAAATCAGGGGATCGGATGCAGGCACAATGATGTCAGAGATACTCGACGCGGCAGGATGTAATAACATAGTCATCAGGAAGCCCATGTGCTGCGGGGGAGGTCTGCAGGGAGTTAACGACCAGATAGCCAACGGAATTCTTCAGGACACGGTGGGCGAGTTCAAGGAAGCGGGTGCAGGGTTCGCAGTGGTATCGTGCGTTTTCTGCTTCCGCAGACTGGACATCTCTGCGAAATATCCAGTGATGCACATATCGGAAGTGGTCGCCCGTTCCATGGGATGGGGGGCGGACACCTCCAGA
The DNA window shown above is from Methanomassiliicoccaceae archaeon and carries:
- a CDS encoding tRNA 4-thiouridine(8) synthase ThiI; translated protein: MYYLKLISLISGGIDSPVAAYVMAEAGAEIVLLHMDNTPYGDGRSLENVKVLAERLRKITGQDVPLYSAKHGPSQTRISETCDTRYQCVMCKRTMQRTAKELAKRLGCTGIVMGDSLGQVASQTLRNIRAENAGLEFPVLRPLIGYDKLEIEEIAKNIGTYEISIRPAVGCTIVPKGPVTEAELLKVRAFDASSDIDAMVSASADSAVRIS
- a CDS encoding exosome complex RNA-binding protein Csl4; its protein translation is MKNKIEVFPGDEVAVEEEYLASDGTFADNGKIYASQIGYLVLDDEECVARVITPNPPNILKYGDVVYAIVADIRNTMATADVVAKDGTERQVGGETYATLHVSKISPGYTDDVGKELRKGDFIRAMVLDTEPSLQLTTKDQHFGVIRALCGTCKTEMTRKGMGLYCPECKYSMPRKLADDYGNVKL
- a CDS encoding METTL5 family protein; this encodes MKKQDLEIALERLEPISEPDASLEQYPTPATVVADIVFEAYRSGDVADMKVLDLGCGNGVFAIAATLMGAGTSLGYDVSKKAVMTAEKNALSAGVDSAFFVSDVKNVNEGADTVFMNPPFGCQTRNADRPFLDKAMELSECVYSVHKAETTEFVIKYCEKKGRKASLCKVYKYDILHTFEFHREKKRSIEIAVVNIR
- a CDS encoding glutamate synthase-related protein, encoding MYTIENSKSTTDTTTRVKDVCPVSGMCPVCTEDCNVICEVAKGAFRGREVLYPSQEHFGKSTAASNKDYFLDWSHFQIMAELLGAKGIEPSSDVAFFENAKINTVIGSRGKNPIKMSLPFHIAGLGSTAVAKTNWRELASGAAISGVCEVIGENVCGMDGDAVYSNGKVQSSKDLAFRVKSYMDFWDGENGRIVLQTNVEDQRGGVDEYGLSKLDVEVIERKWGQGAKAIGGEVRLNTLERALELKARGYIVMPDPEDPAVQEAFKAGIFKSFERHSRVGFPERRSFLEDIDNLRSMGAKSVFLKTGAYKPEAVAFTMKVASEAKLDLVTFDGAGGGTGMSPVMHMNELSTPTIWLYAQVMQCAWYLRKKGRYVPDISFAGGFVNESQMYKAFALSDMGDGPICKSIAMARAPITAAMKGKHFAELAAEGKLPAGFAKQYGEQPEKYMISGKTVAKMYPDKELGTDIPWGGVALYTYMHDRLGEGLKQLMAGTRRFTLDSIENEDIVALTKIANRVTGVETLEDRADRVMKQFL
- the purH gene encoding bifunctional phosphoribosylaminoimidazolecarboxamide formyltransferase/IMP cyclohydrolase; the protein is MKRAIISVSDKTGIVDFAKELESAGVEIISTGGTYKLLKDNGVKAAEVSELTGFPEMLDGRVKTLHPKVHAGILARRDMPAHMKAIEEMGISPIDMVVINLYPFKEAALKDGISFEEIVENIDIGGPSMIRAAAKNYESVAVITDKSQYSDVLSEMKEGGQISRATLGRLMAEAFIATANYDAMIASRMHSKFCEGFPDSFPIPSEKVEDLRYGENPNQKAAFYRDPFTEGTTVPKAEQLHGKQLSYNNILDLDKSLDIAMDFEKPTAVVMKHTNPCGLASADTIAKAFVTAYDVDPLSAYGCVIALNRDCDMATAEEVKKHFVEAIICPDYAPEALELLMTKKNLRILRTGRPIGPGQRHREYKMKKVQGGMLVQTDEDLEIDPEKLTVVTKRAPTGEEVHSLLFAWKLAKHVTSNAVVYVKGERAVGIGAGQMSRVDSAKIAAMKANEPTQGCVMASDAFFPFRDGVDTAAEAGITAIIQPGGSIRDQEVIDAADEHNIAMVFTGCRVFRH
- a CDS encoding 4Fe-4S dicluster domain-containing protein — encoded protein: MEQGALAIKFELVKCIQCKKCTRNCPSAKHGGIIPNETVLGVREGNYAGDPWTCLMCHRCSMVCPKGIEVAGLVLALRNNEAEAGNFPERFGRVYGNFRKAGDTMSTAGSTDEERNAFGLSKICRDPGVPEKLEKMSGRRVQ
- a CDS encoding heterodisulfide reductase-related iron-sulfur binding cluster, whose product is MKLFPGCTVSSRLPFVESAVRYIAERLEIEISPSGCSMCCFEPTGLRSMDPDMWMSVGSMVHSMNRGESLVTLCEGCNLSLSSSEEALKTEEGAADAKERLSKVGMDFGTADVRGLLEFLYENIDGIRRLAKVPADGMGAVFPGCHGEFAYKIRGSDAGTMMSEILDAAGCNNIVIRKPMCCGGGLQGVNDQIANGILQDTVGEFKEAGAGFAVVSCVFCFRRLDISAKYPVMHISEVVARSMGWGADTSRYHRTKL